The Streptomyces sp. WZ-12 genome segment GGCGCGCTCCACGGCCAGCTTGCAGGAGTCGACGCGGTTGACCTGGCCCATGCCGACGCCCACCGAGGCACCGCCCTTGGCGAGCAGGATCGCGTTGGACTTCACCGCGCGGCACGCCTTCCAGGCGAAGGCGAGTTCGGCCAACTCCTGCGCGGACAGCGCCTCTCCGGTGGCCAGCGTCCAGGTGGCCGGGTCGTCGCCCTCGGCCTGGAAGACGTCGGTGTGCTGGAGCACCGCGCCGCCCGACAGGAGCTTGAGGTCGCCGGGCTGGTGCGGGGTGCCCTCGACCTTCAGGACCCGGATGTTCTTCTTGCGGGCCAGGACCTCGACCGCGCCGTCCTCGTAGGCCGGGGCGGCGATGACCTCGGTGAAGATCTCCGCGACCTGCTCGGCGAGCGCGACGGTGACCGGGCGGTTGACCGCGATCACGCCGCCGAACGCGGACAGCGGGTCGCAGGCGTGCGCCTTGCGGTGCGCCTCGGCGACGTCCGCGCCGACCGCGATGCCGCAGGGGTTGGCGTGCTTGATGATCGCGACGCAGGGCTCGTCGTGGTCGTAGGCGGCGCGGCGGGCGGCCTCGGTGTCCACGTAGTTGTTGAACGACATCTCCTTGCCGTGCAGTTGCTCGGCGTTGGCGATGCCGCCCGGCTGGCCGTCGACGTAGAGGGCCGCGGCCTGGTGCGGGTTCTCGCCGTAGCGCAGCGTGCTGCGGCGCTCCCAGGTCTCGCCGAGGAACTCGGGCAGCGCGGCGCCGTCCTCGGCCGGGGCGTGGACATTGGTCATCCAGGTGGCGACGGCGACGTCGTAGGCGGCGGTGTGCTGGAACGCCTCGGCGGCCAGCCGCTTGCGGGTCGCCAGGTCGAAGCCGCCGCCGTTGGCCGCGGCGAGCACGTCGGCGTACCGCTCGGGGCTGGTGACCACGGCGACCGAGGGGTGGTTCTTGGCGGCGGCGCGGACCATCGAGGGGCCGCCGATGTCGATCTGCTCGACGCACTCGTCGGGGGTGGCGCCGGAGGCGACGGTCTCCCGGAACGGGTAGAGGTTGACGACCACCAAGTCGAACGGCTCGACGCCGAGGTCGGCCAACTGCCGCTGGTGGTCCGCGAGGCGCAGGTCGGCGAGGATGCCGGCGTGCACCTTGGGGTGCAGGGTCTTGACCCGGCCGTCGAGGCACTCCGGGAAGCCGGTGAGCTCCTCGACCTTGGTGACCGGCACCCCGGCGGCGGCGATCTTCGCGGCCGTCGAGCCGGTCGAGACGAGCTGGACGCCGGCCGCGTGCAGCCCCTGGGCCAGCTCCTCCAGGCCGGACTTGTCGTAGACGCTGACCAGCGCGCGCCGGATGGGGCGCTGCGTACCTTCGGTGGCGGTCACGAGATACGTACCTTTCGTCCCTCTATGCGGTAGCCGTGCCGGGCCAGGCGCCCCACGACCTCGACGAGCAGCGATCGCTCGACTTCCTTGATGCGCTCATGCAGCGCGGATTCGTCGTCCTCCTCCCGGACCTCGACCACGCCCTGGGCGATGATCGGGCCGGTGTCGACGCCGTCGTCGACGAAGTGGACGGTGCAGCCGGTGACCTTCGCGCCGTACGCGAGCGCGTCGCGAACGCCGTGGGCACCGGGAAAGCTGGGCAGCAGCGCCGGGTGGGTGTTGACCGTCCGGCCGCCGAAGCGGGCCAGGAACTCCTTGCCGAGGATCTTCATGAAGCCGGCGGAGACCACCAGGTCGGGGGCGTGCGCGGCGGTCGCCTCGGTGAGCGCCGCGTCCCAGGCCGCGCGGTCCGGGTGGTCCTTGACCCGGCAGACGAACGTCGGCAGCCCGGCCCGCTCGGCGCGCTCCAGGCCGGCGGTCCCGGCGCGGTCGGCGCCCACCGCCACGACCTGTGCGCCGTACGCGCCGGCGCCCTGCTCGGCGATGGCGTCGAGCAGCGCCTGGAGGTTGGTGCCGGAGCCGGAGACGAGGACCACGATCCGGGCGGGGGCGGAGCGGGCGGGAAGGGAGGAGGGGGCCACGATGCGGTCTTTCTCGCCGGGGCTTGCGGGTCTGGGGTGCTGCTTGCGTGCGGGTTTGTGCGGTCGCACAAAGCGAGGGGTTTCGCGGATACGGGGAACCCTACGAACGCGCCGACCGTCAGCAACGATACCGGCACACCGCGCGGCCCCCACGGGACGGGGGCGAGCACGCCAGGTAGCGTCGGGCGGGAGAACGCATGCAGTTCATGGTGACCGTCCGCCCGGCCGACCCGCCGGACGGACGCCCACGACAAGGGGAAGACTCACTCCAGATGCCGGACCGACGCCGCCGCGCGGCTCTCCTCCCTCCCCCAGCCACGGCTGGGTGGTACCCCCAGCCCACCACCGCCCCCGGAGTGGTCCTCCTGCCGCGCGAGCGCATGTCGTCGTCCGCCCCGGATTCGCCGGGGTCCGGCGCCCCGGGCCCGGCGCCCGCCGCCCAACGGGCGTCCGCCGGCCGGGACGACAACCCCTTCGCGCCGCCGCCGGCCGGCGCCCCCGACCAGGAGTGGCGCCCGCGCCACCCCGCCGTCGAACAGGCCCGGGCCGACGACGGCGACGACAACGGCAAGGGCGACGACGGCGAGGAGCGGCGCCCGCAGGACCAGCCGCCCACCTGGGGCAGCCAGTGGAGCAGCCGCCAACCGGGCCGGCAGGGCGGCGAGTTCGGCACCCGGCCGGGCCGGGGCGGCGGCCAGGGCGGGCCCGGCGGACCGGGCGGCAGCGGCCCCGGCGGGCTGCGCTGGGACCCCACCGACCCCTCGCAACGACGGGCCCGCTACGCCCTGCTGGCCGGCATGTGGGCGTTCTTCTTCGTGCTCTTCAGCCTGCCGGAGGTCGCCCTGCTGCTGGGCGCGCTCGCCCTCTACTGGGGCATCAGCGCGCTGCGCGGCAAGCCCGCCGCGAAGAAGCCGACCGACGCGGCACCCAGGGGCGGCGCGGCCGGCGGCAGCACCGCGACCGCGCCGGGCCGGCCGGGCGGCGCCCCCGGCCCGGGCGTCCGGCCGCAGACCACCGCCGCGATCGGCGGCCTGGTGACCGCCTCGCTGGCGCTGATGATGGTGGCCGCGACGTTCACCGTGCAGATCGTCTACCGCTCCTACTTCACCTGCGTGAACGACGCGTTGACCCAGGCGGCGAGCAAGTCCTGCGAGACGCTCCTGCCGCCGGGGCTGCGCCCGCTGCTCAGCCAGCAGCAGCCGTAACGGGGCGGTGGGCCGGGCCCGTTGGGGCCCGCCCGCTCCGCTCGGGCCGGCGCTCCGCGGCGCGCGCCGTCAGCCGGCCCGGCCGCGGCGGAACGGGAGCCCGGGCAGCCCGCGGCGGCCGGGAGCGGGCCCCCGCGCCGCGGCCCGCCGCCGCCAGGCCCGCAGCCCCAGCGCCGCCGGCACCCCGGCCAGCGCCGTCCACCCCGCCGCCGCCAGCCCGGTGAGCCACCAAAGAGGGCCGAACGCGCCGAGCGTGTCCCGGCCCAGCGCCCCGCCGGCCAGTCCGGCGAGCACCGCCGTCACCGCCCCGCACAGGCCCGCCGCCATCACCGCGGTCCCGGCGGTCCACCGCCACGACCGGTGGCCGTCCCCGACCGCGTAACGCGCCAGCAGCAGCACCGCGGCCGCCGGCACCAGCAGCGCCAGCACGCCCACCGGCCAGCTCCCCGGCCCCGGTTCCGGCAGGCCGTCGAGCAGCGGGAGGTGCGGCAGCCGGGGGCGCGGCGAGCTGCCCAGCGGCCCCACCGTGCTGCCGGCGCCGACCGTGAAGCCGGGGCCCAGGCCGTAAGCGGCGCCCCACACGGCCGCGTTGGGGAGCAGGACGAGGCAGAGCAGCAGCACCGTGCAGCGGCCGGCCCAGTCCGGGGCGAGCCGGGCCAGCTCGGTGCCGACCCGGCCGGCGTGCAGGGCCAGCCCGCACAGGGTGAGCAGCGCGCCGGCGGCGAGCAGGGCGAGGGTGGCGGCGGCCGCCGCCCGGCCCGCGGTGGCGAGCCGGGGGCCGGGGAACGCGGCGCGCAGTTTGGCCGGCAGGGCGCCGAGGGCGCGCGGGACGCGGACCGGCAGCAGCGCGACGGCGTCCGGTCCCAGGGCGTGCCAGGCGGTGGCGGCGAGGGTGGCGACCGCGGTGCCCGGGACGGCGAGCAGCGCGGACAGCGGCGCGGCGGGCAGCCGGCCGGTGGAGGCGTAGAGCAACGCACCGGCGGCGACGAGCAGATAGCCGGCCAGGAGGGCGCCGAGCAGGGTGCGCGGGGCGAGGGTCGGGCCCGGCGCCGCGGGGCGGGGGTCGGCGGCCGCGGCCAGGGTGTCGCGGGCAGCGCGGTGCAGCAGCCAGACCGGGAGCGCGGCGAGCAGCAGCGGGGTCAGGCCGACCGGCGCCGGGGCACCGGTCGAGGTCGCCTCGCGGACCAGGCCCCCGCCGTGCGCCATGAACCAGAGCCCGGCGGCCAGGTGCAGCGCCCGGGAGGGGCCGCTGTCCGGGTACGGGGAGACGACCCAGAGCAGCAGGACGGCGACCGCGAGCGCGCCGAGGCCGAGGCCGGCGGCGGTCACCCCGCTGACGACGGCGGTGCCGATCGCGGCGGAGCGCTCTGCGGCGGCCCGGCCGTGCGAGGACAACGTGGTGCCGCGTTCGGTCAATTGGCTCACACCGCCATGCTGCCAATAACGGTCGTTTCCGCCACGTAACGGGCATTCGTCCGCCGTGTCGCGCGCGCTCCCCGCCCGGCGTTTGAAGACTTCCGGTATGAGCGAGCACCACCGCAGACCGTCCGACCTGATCCCCGACGTGCCATCAAGTGAGCCTGATAGCAAGGAATTTGACTGTCCATCGGCCGCATTCGATGCGCTGTACGCGGCGCACGCCGGGCCGTTGGTCCGACAGGTGGTGCTGCTCACCGGGCGGGCCCGGCTGGCGCGGCGGGCGGTCGCGCGGGCGTTCCGGGCGGCCTGGCAGCGGTGGCCGGAGGTGGCGGCGGATCCCGATCCGCCGGGGTGGGTGCGGGCGGCCGCGTACGACTGGGCGTTGGCGCCGTGGCGGGGACCGTTCGCCCGGTGGCGGCCCGCCGAGCGGCCGGGGCCCGGGACGCCCGCGCCGCCGCCGGCCGCGCCGGCCGACCGGGCGCTGCTGGCGGCCGTGTTGGCGCTGCCCGCCCCGTACCGCCGCGCGCTGCTGCTGCACGACGGGGTCGGGCTGGGGCTGCACGCGACCGCGGT includes the following:
- the purH gene encoding bifunctional phosphoribosylaminoimidazolecarboxamide formyltransferase/IMP cyclohydrolase encodes the protein MTATEGTQRPIRRALVSVYDKSGLEELAQGLHAAGVQLVSTGSTAAKIAAAGVPVTKVEELTGFPECLDGRVKTLHPKVHAGILADLRLADHQRQLADLGVEPFDLVVVNLYPFRETVASGATPDECVEQIDIGGPSMVRAAAKNHPSVAVVTSPERYADVLAAANGGGFDLATRKRLAAEAFQHTAAYDVAVATWMTNVHAPAEDGAALPEFLGETWERRSTLRYGENPHQAAALYVDGQPGGIANAEQLHGKEMSFNNYVDTEAARRAAYDHDEPCVAIIKHANPCGIAVGADVAEAHRKAHACDPLSAFGGVIAVNRPVTVALAEQVAEIFTEVIAAPAYEDGAVEVLARKKNIRVLKVEGTPHQPGDLKLLSGGAVLQHTDVFQAEGDDPATWTLATGEALSAQELAELAFAWKACRAVKSNAILLAKGGASVGVGMGQVNRVDSCKLAVERAGEERARGSYAASDAFFPFPDGPEILIAAGVKAIVQPGGSIRDELVVEAAKKAGVTMYLTGTRHFFH
- the purN gene encoding phosphoribosylglycinamide formyltransferase, with amino-acid sequence MAPSSLPARSAPARIVVLVSGSGTNLQALLDAIAEQGAGAYGAQVVAVGADRAGTAGLERAERAGLPTFVCRVKDHPDRAAWDAALTEATAAHAPDLVVSAGFMKILGKEFLARFGGRTVNTHPALLPSFPGAHGVRDALAYGAKVTGCTVHFVDDGVDTGPIIAQGVVEVREEDDESALHERIKEVERSLLVEVVGRLARHGYRIEGRKVRIS
- a CDS encoding cell division protein PerM — its product is MSQLTERGTTLSSHGRAAAERSAAIGTAVVSGVTAAGLGLGALAVAVLLLWVVSPYPDSGPSRALHLAAGLWFMAHGGGLVREATSTGAPAPVGLTPLLLAALPVWLLHRAARDTLAAAADPRPAAPGPTLAPRTLLGALLAGYLLVAAGALLYASTGRLPAAPLSALLAVPGTAVATLAATAWHALGPDAVALLPVRVPRALGALPAKLRAAFPGPRLATAGRAAAAATLALLAAGALLTLCGLALHAGRVGTELARLAPDWAGRCTVLLLCLVLLPNAAVWGAAYGLGPGFTVGAGSTVGPLGSSPRPRLPHLPLLDGLPEPGPGSWPVGVLALLVPAAAVLLLARYAVGDGHRSWRWTAGTAVMAAGLCGAVTAVLAGLAGGALGRDTLGAFGPLWWLTGLAAAGWTALAGVPAALGLRAWRRRAAARGPAPGRRGLPGLPFRRGRAG